A stretch of DNA from Granulicella pectinivorans:
TCACCCAGAAGCATCGTGCAGGATCCCTGCGGAAACGTCACCGAAAGATTCCGCAACACCGCATAGGAGCCAAAAATCTTGGAGCACGAGATCAGAGCCGCAGCCGCCGGTGTAACGTCGGTCTGGGCTTTCTTCATCCCGGAGGCGGCCATCGCGCAGTACGTCGTCGCCTCGCCCATAGATCTCTCTTAGCGAGCCACAGGCAGCGATGCCGCCGTGGTCGTGGGCTTCGCGCCCGGCGTCGCACCCGGTGCCGGCGCATACTTTGAAGCGCACTTGGCCTGAAGCTGCGTGGCGTGGAAGACACCATCGTGCCCGTACATGCCTACCGCCAGTGCTTGCGCATCGTCCTTGAAGGTGTCCGGAGGCGGTTCCATTCCCTGATAGTTCACCGTCAGCACCTTGCCCTGTTCCAGGAGCTGGAAGGTGGCATTGGTCCCGTTGCGGTGAATGCTCCCCGGTGCGACGTTACCCGCCACGCGCAGATGTCGGGTGTACGCCTTGTTCCCCATCGAGTTCAGCTCGCCAATGGTCACGTAGTACTGCTTCGTGTCCTGCACTCCGGTAAACGTCAGGTATCCGACGGTTGCCAGAATGACCGCTACAGCCGCGATAATCTTTTTGGGTAGTGGAGCCGCATTTGCCATCGTTACCAGTGTAGAGGCCTGCGGCCAGGGGGGTCAACGCGGCAGCAGGACATCCGGCAGGCACTCAAACCCTGGACGGGCAAACAAATATCCCTGCATCAGCCTGACGCCGCATGCCTTCAGCGCCTCGAACTCCTCCACCGTCTCCACCCCTTCGGCCACCAGCTCGCTTCCCAACTCCTCAGCCAGCCGCACCATCGTCTTTAGAATGAGGAGGGCCGTCGGACGGTTGGGCAGATCGCGCGTCAGCTCCATATCCAGCTTGATGATGTCGGTTGGAAAATCCGCCAGCAGGTTCAGACCGCTGTGTCCCGCGCCAAAGTCGTCCAGCGCCACCTTGAAGCCGAGGCGCCGGTACTCCGCGACGATTCCTCGCAGATGCGCCCGGTCCTGGACCTGCTCCGTCTCGGTAATCTCGAAGATCAGCAGATTGCAGGGAAAGCCCACCCGCGTCGAGGTCTCCAGTGTCAGTTGAATGCACGACGACGGGCTATACACCGCCCCCGGCATAAAGTTGATCGATAAAAGCGCACCGGTCGCCGCCAGATTGAGCTTCGCCGCCAGCGAAATCGCCTTCACCCTGCAGTTCTGATCGAACTGGTAGCGATTTTCCTCCGTCACCTGCTGGAGAATCGTGTGCGCTCCCTCGCCCTTCGTTCCGCGGACAAGCGCTTCATAGGCATACACCGTACCGCTGGCGACATCCACGATCGGCTGAAAAGCCATGCTGAAATCGAAGGGGGCCTGCACTCCATCCTTGCACGCCCCGCATCGTGGCTGGTTCGGCGGTTGCCCCATCACCATCATGCTTCCCTCTCACAGCAAGTTGTTTGCGACGTCAACCCAGGTTCATCCACAATCATCCTAGCCGCTTAACGTTGGATAGGAAAATCTTCCTCAAGCGTGAAAGCACCATGGGTAGGCTGATTGCAATCGGCCTACCCATAGTGCTGTGGGGTCGAAAAACGGTCTAGCGGTACGCCGGTACCGCCACGTCCGCCTCGCGGTTCACGCGCGTCGAAAGCGCCGTCAGCAGGCGATCCGCCTTGATCTCGTCGGCTTCAATGGACTCCAGAATCGAGACATCGTTCGAAAGGCCAAGAAGCCTCGCCCAGGCCTTGAGCGTGCCGTACACCGCAATCTCGTGGTGTTCCACCTCCTGCGCGCCTGCAATCAGCGCAATGTCCAGCACGGAGGGATCGGTGACGTCGGTGATGGTGTCGGCTGCGCTCGTCGCCAGGGCGTCGATCACCTTGCAGGTGCTCGTCTTTACCTCACCCGTGTTGCGTTCCAACAGGCCCTGCACCTTGCTGACGTGGATCTTGGTCTCTTCAAGGTGGTTCTGCAGCGCCACCGACAGGTCGATGTCGCTTGCATGCTCCACCATCTTCGGCAGAGCCTTGACGATCTTGCGTTCCATATCCAGCGCTTTTTCAAGATGCGTCGTGTAAAGCGTGCGAAAGTCTTCGATGTTCGCAGAGAAAATCTTCATAGGAATCTCCTGACAATCCTGGTCCGGTCTGGGGTTGTTCGTTCGGTTGTGCGGTTAGCGTCACCGTGCGGCGCTCGGTTCGAGCAAGCGCGGCGCCATCGTTCAAGCGCCCCTGAAGCGGAAGCGGCTGCATCTGGCCTGCGTTCTCCGCGTTCTGCATGGTCTGATGCAGGCTCGCTCCGCTGGGTAGCCAGCCCCCGCCGCGCGTATACTCAAGCGATAGAACTTCGTTGACCGAGTCACAAAATCTTGCCAACGAATCGAATGAGCAGGAGGAATAAGGCGCATGAGCGGTACGGAAAACGGACACAACGGCAACGGCCACGCAACGAACGGAAACGGATACAGGGTTCCCACCGGCCGCGCCGAATGGATCGTCAAGCGCAAGGCTGAGGCCGCACGCACCGGCGACACCAACATGAGCCAGATGCACTTCGCTCGCAAAGGCCTCATCACCGAAGAGATGGCCTACATTGCTCTCAAGGAAAAGATCGCCCCCGAGCTCATCCGGTCTGAAGTCGCCAAAGGAACCATGATCATCCCGGCGAACATCAACCACGTCGAGTTAGAGCCCATGGCCATCGGCGTCGAGTCGCTCTGCAAGATCAACGCCAACATCGGCAACTCCGCCCTCGTCTCGAACGTCGACGAAGAGCTCCGCAAGCTGCACACAGCCGTCCACTACGGCGCGGACACCGTCATGGATCTGTCCACCGGCGGCGACATCCCCATGATCCGCGAGGCCATCCTGCGCCACTCACCCGTGCCCATCGGCACCGTGCCGCTGTATGAGGCGCTCTCCCGCGTCAAGAAGGTCGAAGACCTCAACATCGATCTGTACCTCGAGGTCATCGAGGAGCAGGCGCAGCAGGGTGTCGACTACTTCACCATCCACGCCGGCGTCCTCATCGAGTACGTGCCGCTCGTCTCCAAGCGCATCACCGGGATCGTCAGCCGTGGCGGCGCCATCATGGCCCAGTGGATGACCTCGCACCACAAGCAGAACTTCCTCTACGAGCACTTCGACCGCATCACCAAGATCATGGCGAAGTACGACGTCAGCTACTCGCTCGGCGACGGCCTCCGTCCCGGCTCCGTGGCCGACGCCTCCGACGAGGCGCAGTTTGCAGAACTCAAGACCCTCGGCGAGCTCACACGCCACGCCTGGAAGTCCGACGTACAGGTGATGATCGAAGGCCCCGGCCACGTCCCCATGGACAAGATCAAGGAGCAGGTCGACAAGGAAGTTGAGCTCTGCGACGGCGCTCCGTTCTACGTGCTCGGACCCCTCGTCACCGACATCGCCCCCGGCTACGACCACATCACCTCCGCCATTGGCGCGGCGATGATCGGCTGGCACGGCGCGGCCATGCTCTGCTACGTCACACCCAAGGAGCACCTCGGTTTGCCCAACGAGAAGGACGTCAAGGACGGCATCATCGCCTACAAGATCGCCGCTCACGCCGCCGACATCGCGCGCCATCGTCCCGGCGCGCGTGACCGCGACGACGCCATCTCCCACGCCCGCTACACCTTCGATTGGGACAAACAGTTCGCCCTCTCGCTCGATCCCGAAACGGCCCGCGCGATGCACGACGAAACGCTCCCCGACGACTACTACAAGGAAGCGGCCTTCTGCTCCATGTGCGGTCCGAAGTTCTGCTCGATGAACTGGTCCTCGAAGGTCGATAAGTTCAACGAGAGCGAGTACGGCCTCAAGAAGCCCGACCTCACCCAGATCGTCACCGAACAGATGGCGATGCGCAGCTAGTTCTATGTGCTCCTGAATCAGTAACAAGCAAAAGAGGCCGCATCCCCTGGGATGCGGCCTCTTTGTCGATCTAAAGTTAGAGAGCCGGAAACGCCGGGTGCAATCCATGCATCCGCGGCTTGGCTTCCGCAGGCTTTTCCGCGTGCTGTTGCTCATACGCCTCAAGCGATACGGAACTGAAGTTGAAGGCGATTCCGGCAACGCGCTTCAGAAGACGATACGGAGTCGCGCGGCTATAGAACTCTCGAGCCAGTGCCATGGGGTTCAGTTCACTCATGCTTATTCGTTTTCCTCGACTTCGTAACGCATCGTGATGTGTGCGGGAGCCATGACCATCGCCAGAAAAGCTGCATCCGACAGACCGTCGTGAGCATGGGGAGAGCTCCTGCGAGACGGTGAAACCATCTACCTTTCGATCATCGCGTCCCCGGCCAGAAACGCGAATAGCACTATTCGCCCGGCACCTTCGACGAAGTGGTATGGCGTTTCCCAAAAGAGTGTGATAGCCCAACCATCCGGCATCGACCAAGCGAAAAGGCCGCCCCTCGCAAAGAGGGAAGCGGCCTTTTCGGAACCCGGAGTTCGTTGACTCCGGTTTGCAACAGACGTGGGAGAGGCAAAGATGGTTGCGCGGTCGTTCCAGTTCAGGTCGACTGTGCGTTGGGCTCTCGCAGCCAGTACGCACTCATCGCGAAAACTCAAATCCGCAGGATACTGAGGCGAATACGGCTCTAGTCGCTCTCTTCGCTTTCATGGCGCATGGCTACGATACAGGGAGCAATCAGCATGGCAAGAAAAGCGCAGGCAAGGATCAGGTCGTGCGTCATCGGTCGGTCTCCTGGGGATGCGTTGAAAACCATCTCCAGTCACATCTTCCCAAGTCGTTGAAAAGGAACACATCCCACAAAGGCGAAGATCGCCGAACGAAAGTTGTACCCGCCGGAGGCAATCCAGAAGCGCCTTCCGTTCGTGTCCCGGCCTTACCGGCCCACGGACTCCAGCACCGCGCTCGCCCGCCCCAGCGCATCCGCCAGCCCCTGCAACTGGCTTTGCGCACGCGCACGATCCCCCAGCGTCACCGCCTCATTCACTCCCGGAATCACCACCGCCTGGTACCCCGTGTACTCCCCCGGCGAGTACACGCTGTGCTTGTACCATCCGCGTCCGGGCAGCCCATTCGGCAGCAGCAGCGCTACCTCCGTCTCCTTCAGCGCGCGATTCATCCGCACCGCATCGACGTTCCCCGCGTCCTGCCGCACCCGCGCCGCAACCCCCGCTGCCTCAAACCGCATCGCCGCCTGCTGCGTCTTCGTAAAGTCGAGCTTCAAACCCTTCTCCTCGGCCTTCGCGCGCACCTCCGACAGGTACCCGACCACCTCCGCGCCATAGGCCCCGTAGTCCATCGGCAGCACATCCGCGTCGGCCATATGCAGCATCTCCAGCCCAAACACCCGTGCCTGCTGCTGCTCGTACAGGAAGTTCGGATCGGCGTTCTTCACGAACCAGTTGAAGTTGTCGAACGCCGAGTGATACACGCCGTATGGCCCATTCGATCCGATATCCGTCGCCGCCACACCCGCATGCTGCAGGAAGGGCGTGTAGTCCGACCCGGATCCCAGCGCATCGATCTTGGGTTCGCTCACCGGCTCCTTCGGATGCGCCCTCTCCTGGTCGAGCCTCCACTGCTCATGCACGCTTCCACCGGCTGGGCTCTCGACCTCCTTCGTTACATCGCTCACAAACTCCTTCAGGGAGGGCACCGCAGAGGCTGAAAACGAAGGTCCCGAGACCCCCACATCCGTGTTCAGGTACGCGACCGTCCGCTTCATCAGCTCCGGGTGCTGTTCCACCCACTCCACCGAACCGATCAGCCCCTCCTCTTCCGCATCCCACGACGCAACGACGAGCGTCCTCTTTGGCCGCCAGCCCGCCTGCAGCAACGTCCCCAGACCATGCACCGCCTCGAGCATCGCCGCCGTCCCGCTGCTCGGGTCCACCGCCCCAAACACCCACGCATCGCGATGATTGCCCGCCACCACCAGATCGTCCTTCTCCGCTCCACCCACTCCGGGAATCTTGCCAATCACATCCCATATGGTCCGCAGCGCGATGTCCTGCACCAGCCGCATATGCACCTTGACGGCCTTCCTGCCCGAAGCGCCCACGTGGTAGTTGAAGGGCAGTCCACCCTGCCAGTTTGCCGGAGCGCTGGCCCCGCCCATCGCCTCCAGAATCGGCTCCGCGTCCTTCCACGACAGCGGATTCACCGGGATCGAAGGCTGCGTCACCTGCCCCTTGCCGACGGCAACCCGCTCCGCGTCCGGCAACTCCGGCACAGAAGCATACCCCGGCGTACTTGGGTCCCCAGGAAAGATCGGCAGAAACTGCACCGATCCACGTTGTACTCCCGATTCCGGACGAAACGGTCCCTTCGGATACGCATCGCCCCGCGCAAACCCATCGTCTGCAGGGTCCGAGTAGATCAGCACGCCCTTCGCCCCGCGTTGCTGCGCCAGGTACACCTTCACCCCACGAAAGTTCGCGCCATACCGCACCAGCACAATCTTGTCCCGGACGGAGACATGCATCTCCTGCAGACGCTTGAAGTCCGCCAACGTGCCGTAATTCGCATACACGACCGTCCCCGTCACGTCGCCGGAAGGAGACGAACCGCTGAATGCCGGCAGAATCCGCTTGTCGTTCTGGTACGGATCGCCCCCGTCCGTCCCATCCACATGCTCCGCCTGCGGTCCGGTCATCAGCCGTGCGCCATCGGCCGCAAAGGCCTCGACCAGTATCTTCACCGGCCTGTTCAACTGCACGCGGTACGGAACGATCGTCGTCTCCAGCCCGGCCGCCTTGAAGCGGTCGGCGACATAGAGCGCCGTCGCGTAGTCCTCGGGCGAACTGGCCCAGTGCGGAGCGGCAGTCAGCCTCTTCAAATGTTCCCGAGCCAGCGCCGGGTCCGGCACCGCCAGAAAGGCCTTATCCCACCGTGCCTCGGTCGCGCCGAAGTCCCGAAAGCCAAACACCTTCGCAGGCAGCGCGGGTCCACTCTGCCCCAGCAGGCAAGACCCCGCCAGACCGAGCCCAACCCCCAGCCCGCAAACCCACCTCACCAGGCTTTGACTTCTTTGTCCCGCCTTTTCCGTCTTTTCCCCACAGTCTTTTGCGTGTTCCTGGAAGGCGAGAACCTAAACGGCAACGGGCTCCGTGCAGAACTTGCACCGCTTCGCCGCCAACGGAATCTCTGAAAGGCACTGCGGACAGGTCTTCGTCGAGGGAGGCGCCGGCTCTGCCTTGTTCAAGCGGGCCAGCAGCTTCGACACCGGCAGCACGATCACAAAGTAGACCACCGCTGCATTCAGCAAAAAGCTGATGACGTTATTCAGGAACTTGCCAACCTGGATCACGCCGGCATTGGCGTCCGGTGCTCCGGCTGCCCCGGCCTTGTGAAACAGATGCACATGCCACACGATCGCCGAGAAGTCAGGCTTGCCCACGACCGCCGCGATAAACGGATTGATGATATCCGTAACCAGCGAGTTCGTAATCGCGGCAAACGCCGCGCCGATGATGACGGCTACAGCAAGGTCGACGACATTGCCGCGCAGAATAAAATCGCGAAAACCTTTCAGCATGAAGCCTCGTCCCCCGTGGAGATCAAATCACTCAACCCCGGCAGAATATCACTCTACCCCGTGATGCCGCTCTAACTCCTCGGCATCACCAGCGTTGCGGTAGAGACCTCGACGCTGCCGACATGGTTGGTCTCCTTGTCCATCACGCCGATCCGCAGGTAGTAGTCGCCCTTGGCA
This window harbors:
- a CDS encoding cytochrome c maturation protein CcmE, encoding MANAAPLPKKIIAAVAVILATVGYLTFTGVQDTKQYYVTIGELNSMGNKAYTRHLRVAGNVAPGSIHRNGTNATFQLLEQGKVLTVNYQGMEPPPDTFKDDAQALAVGMYGHDGVFHATQLQAKCASKYAPAPGATPGAKPTTTAASLPVAR
- a CDS encoding EAL domain-containing protein, with protein sequence MAFQPIVDVASGTVYAYEALVRGTKGEGAHTILQQVTEENRYQFDQNCRVKAISLAAKLNLAATGALLSINFMPGAVYSPSSCIQLTLETSTRVGFPCNLLIFEITETEQVQDRAHLRGIVAEYRRLGFKVALDDFGAGHSGLNLLADFPTDIIKLDMELTRDLPNRPTALLILKTMVRLAEELGSELVAEGVETVEEFEALKACGVRLMQGYLFARPGFECLPDVLLPR
- a CDS encoding ferritin-like domain-containing protein, translating into MKIFSANIEDFRTLYTTHLEKALDMERKIVKALPKMVEHASDIDLSVALQNHLEETKIHVSKVQGLLERNTGEVKTSTCKVIDALATSAADTITDVTDPSVLDIALIAGAQEVEHHEIAVYGTLKAWARLLGLSNDVSILESIEADEIKADRLLTALSTRVNREADVAVPAYR
- the thiC gene encoding phosphomethylpyrimidine synthase ThiC, which translates into the protein MSGTENGHNGNGHATNGNGYRVPTGRAEWIVKRKAEAARTGDTNMSQMHFARKGLITEEMAYIALKEKIAPELIRSEVAKGTMIIPANINHVELEPMAIGVESLCKINANIGNSALVSNVDEELRKLHTAVHYGADTVMDLSTGGDIPMIREAILRHSPVPIGTVPLYEALSRVKKVEDLNIDLYLEVIEEQAQQGVDYFTIHAGVLIEYVPLVSKRITGIVSRGGAIMAQWMTSHHKQNFLYEHFDRITKIMAKYDVSYSLGDGLRPGSVADASDEAQFAELKTLGELTRHAWKSDVQVMIEGPGHVPMDKIKEQVDKEVELCDGAPFYVLGPLVTDIAPGYDHITSAIGAAMIGWHGAAMLCYVTPKEHLGLPNEKDVKDGIIAYKIAAHAADIARHRPGARDRDDAISHARYTFDWDKQFALSLDPETARAMHDETLPDDYYKEAAFCSMCGPKFCSMNWSSKVDKFNESEYGLKKPDLTQIVTEQMAMRS
- a CDS encoding M28 family metallopeptidase — encoded protein: MRWVCGLGVGLGLAGSCLLGQSGPALPAKVFGFRDFGATEARWDKAFLAVPDPALAREHLKRLTAAPHWASSPEDYATALYVADRFKAAGLETTIVPYRVQLNRPVKILVEAFAADGARLMTGPQAEHVDGTDGGDPYQNDKRILPAFSGSSPSGDVTGTVVYANYGTLADFKRLQEMHVSVRDKIVLVRYGANFRGVKVYLAQQRGAKGVLIYSDPADDGFARGDAYPKGPFRPESGVQRGSVQFLPIFPGDPSTPGYASVPELPDAERVAVGKGQVTQPSIPVNPLSWKDAEPILEAMGGASAPANWQGGLPFNYHVGASGRKAVKVHMRLVQDIALRTIWDVIGKIPGVGGAEKDDLVVAGNHRDAWVFGAVDPSSGTAAMLEAVHGLGTLLQAGWRPKRTLVVASWDAEEEGLIGSVEWVEQHPELMKRTVAYLNTDVGVSGPSFSASAVPSLKEFVSDVTKEVESPAGGSVHEQWRLDQERAHPKEPVSEPKIDALGSGSDYTPFLQHAGVAATDIGSNGPYGVYHSAFDNFNWFVKNADPNFLYEQQQARVFGLEMLHMADADVLPMDYGAYGAEVVGYLSEVRAKAEEKGLKLDFTKTQQAAMRFEAAGVAARVRQDAGNVDAVRMNRALKETEVALLLPNGLPGRGWYKHSVYSPGEYTGYQAVVIPGVNEAVTLGDRARAQSQLQGLADALGRASAVLESVGR
- the mscL gene encoding large conductance mechanosensitive channel protein MscL — its product is MLKGFRDFILRGNVVDLAVAVIIGAAFAAITNSLVTDIINPFIAAVVGKPDFSAIVWHVHLFHKAGAAGAPDANAGVIQVGKFLNNVISFLLNAAVVYFVIVLPVSKLLARLNKAEPAPPSTKTCPQCLSEIPLAAKRCKFCTEPVAV